The Euphorbia lathyris chromosome 2, ddEupLath1.1, whole genome shotgun sequence genome includes a window with the following:
- the LOC136220864 gene encoding cytochrome P450 71D445-like — MELLKLPSFPILLSFIVFSYLALTILGKKNSPKHLPPGPWKLPVIGSIHHLITSLPHQRMRDLAKIYGPIMHLQLGELSHIVISSPETAKEVMKTHDITFATRPHVLQLAQLTYNYSDMVFAPYGDYWRQLRKICTIELLSVKRVESFRSIREEQLSKLITSISSTSIAGSPINFSRMLVSLIYSIVSISAFGKIWEGEDVLIATLKDAAEAAGGFSLADLYPSVKLFQLLSVMSSKMEKHQKKIDKIFQSIIDEHRARKTTGSNQAEGKEDLIDVLLNLQDQGDLQFPLTDDNIKAITLDMFLAGTETSSTTLEWAMSELMKNPRAMKKAQEEVRRIFGTQGNVDESRLDELNYLKLVIKEALRLHPPVPLLLPRECREECSIYGYEIPVKSKVIVNAWAIGRDPNYWNEAEKFNPERFIDSSIDYKGTNFEYVPFGAGRRMCPGLTYGLSNVEIPLAHLLFHFDWKLPTGVTPENLEMVEVFGVVLKKKNDLHLIPIPYHPPLVK; from the exons ATGGAACTCCTCAAGTTACCCTCTTTCCCAATCCTTTTGAGTTTCATAGTCTTCAGCTACTTGGCATTAACAATATTAGGGAAGAAAAACTCACCCAAACACCTACCACCAGGACCATGGAAGCTACCTGTAATAGGAAGTATCCACCACTTAATAACCTCCCTTCCCCATCAACGCATGAGAGACTTGGCCAAAATCTATGGACCTATTATGCATCTTCAACTTGGGGAACTTTCACATATTGTCATTTCTTCACCTGAAACTGCTAAAGAGGTTATGAAAACCCATGATATCACCTTCGCTACGAGGCCCCATGTCCTCCAATTGGCTCAGCTAACCTATAATTATTCAGACATGGTATTTGCACCCTATGGAGACTACTGGAGACAACTGCGGAAAATTTGCACAATCGAGCTGCTGAGTGTAAAACGTGTGGAGTCATTCAGGTCAATCAGGGAAGAACAACTCTCAAAACTCATTACATCCATATCTTCTACATCTATTGCAGGATCACCTATCAATTTTAGCAGGATGCTTGTTTCTTTAATCTATAGCATTGTTTCAATATCAGCATTTGGTAAGATATGGGAGGGCGAAGATGTATTAATCGCAACTCTTAAAGATGCAGCAGAAGCCGCTGGAGGTTTCAGTCTTGCTGATTTGTATCCTTCCGTCAAACTTTTTCAATTGCTAAGCGTAATGAGTTCTAAAATGGAAAAGCATcagaaaaaaatagataaaatatttCAAAGCATCATCGATGAACATAGAGCTAGAAAGACAACTGGAAGTAATCAAGCTGAGGGTAAGGAAGATCTTATTGATGTGCTTTTGAATCTTCAGGATCAAGGAGACCTTCAATTCCCTTTAACAGATGACAATATCAAAGCAATCACACTG GACATGTTTCTTGCCGGCACGGAGACATCATCAACTACTTTAGAATGGGCTATGTCGGAGCTGATGAAAAATCCAAGAGCAATGAAAAAGGCACAAGAGGAGGTGAGACGAATCTTTGGTACGCAAGGGAATGTTGATGAATCGCGCCTTGATGAGCTGAACTACTTGAAGCTGGTGATAAAGGAGGCTCTAAGATTACATCCACCAGttccattgttactaccaagaGAATGTAGGGAGGAGTGTTCGATTTATGGTTACGAGATTCCTGTGAAATCCAAGGTCATTGTTAACGCTTGGGCAATAGGAAGGGATCCTAATTACTGGAATGAAGCTGAGAAATTCAATCCGGAGAGATTCATAGATAGCTCAATAGATTACAAAGGAACTAATTTTGAATATGTACCATTTGGTGCTGGAAGAAGGATGTGTCCAGGATTAACATATGGTTTGAGCAATGTTGAGATTCCACTGGCACATCTGCTGTTTCATTTTGACTGGAAACTGCCTACAGGAGTGACGCCAGAAAACCTTGAGATGGTTGAGGTTTTTGGTGTTgtattaaagaagaaaaatgatCTCCATCTAATCCCTATTCCATATCATCCTCCGCTTGTTAAGTAA